AGCTGACGGGAAATACACCAGTCCTGGATATCGCGCATCCAAGAGAAGTACATGTTTTCGTATTGCTGAGGTACAAACTTGATATCACCGTTTTCAACGGCTTCAATGGCGGTTTTGGCCAGTGGCTTAACGGACACATACCACTGATCAGTCAGCAGTGGTTCAATCACCACGCCAGAGCGGTCACCGTAAGGGACTTTCAGGCTGTGTGGCTCAATTTTTTCCAGCAGACCCAGGGTGTCAAATTCAGTAACCACAGCATCGCGGGCTTTGAATCTGTCCATGCCGGCATAACGCTCAGGCAGGCTGGCATCCAGTTCACTGTTCAAGGTGCCATCAGTGTTAACCACTTCAGCCACAGTGCGGATGGCGGCATCCTGAGTCAGAATGTTGAACATTGGCAGCGCGTGGCGCTTACCCACTTCATAGTCGTTAAAGTCGTGGGCTGGGGTGATTTTCACACAGCCGGTACCGAACGCCATATCAACATAATCGTCAGCCACTACTGGAATACGGCGGTTAACGATAGGCAGAATGATCTCTTTACCGATCAGTGACTGGTAGCGCTCATCATCAGGATGAACCGCTACTGCGCTGTCACCCAGCATGGTTTCTGGACGGGTGGTGGCAACAATCAGGTAATCTTTACCGTCAGCAGTCAGGGCGCCGTCAGCCAGTGGATAACGGAAATGCCACATATGGCCCTGTTTTTCTTTGTTTTCCACTTCCAGATCGGAAATTGCGGTGTGCAGCTTTGGATCCCAGTTCACCAAGCGCTTGCCGCGGTAGATCAGGTCATCTTCGTACAGACGAACGAAAACTTCTTGTACCGCTTTGGACAGACCCGCATCCATGGTGAAGCGTTCACGATCCCAATCGACAGATGCACCCAGACGGCGCATCTGACGGGTGATGGTACCGCCGGACTGTTCTTTCCACTCCCACACTTTATCCATAAAGGCATCGCGGCCCAGATCATGCCGGCCTTTGCCTTCTTCGGCTTCCAGTTTGCGCTCAACCAGCATCTGGGTAGCAATACCCGCGTGGTCAGTACCAACCTGCCACAGGGTGTTTTTGCCTTTCATGCGTTGGTAGCGGATCAGGGTATCCATAATGGTATCCTGGAACGCGTGGCCCATGTGCAGACTGCCGGTTACGTTCGGTGGCGGGATCATAATGCAGTAATTGCCGTTACTCTGGTCACCGCTTGGCTTGAAATAGCCTTTCTCTTCCCAAACTTGGTAGAGCGCCTGTTCAATAGACTGGGGATTGTATGTTTTTTCCATGGGAAATTACGTTTCTCAAACTGATTTAAGAGGCTCTGTTGCCAAATCCTGGGTGCTGAGAGGGATCCCAAGCGCCCGGTATTGCTTGTAGCGGTGTCGGGCGATGGCCTTCAGGTCATCATCACTGGCAACGAAATCGATAATGTGGTCAAAGTTTACCGCAAATGACGGGCTTTGGTCTGCAAGATTAATCAGTACTTGACGCAATTTATTCGGGCCAAGATTATCAAACCCAATCTCAACCGGTGCGCCGGTAGACGGGCCCTCGCCTTTGAGGTTATGGGGCACAAAGCTGTCCGCTTCAAACTGCCATAATTGCTCATCAATGGCGTAAGCCTGGGTTTTGTCATTGCAGTGGATATATACCTGAGCACCGTCGGCATAATGCAAGCGGGCCATTTGGCAGGCCGTCAATTGAACCTTTTCTGTAGCGTTTAGCACTGCATCGCGTTGGAGCAGATAGAAAATGGCCTGACTCATCGGCTGTTTTTGACCTTGTTATCCTTTGACATAAGGGCGGGATTTTACACCTTTTGTGGCAAGGTTAACAGAATAAGGCGCGTTCAGCTGCTGAAAGCATCTGAACGCGAGAGCTATGCACACAGAACCGGGTTTGAGGTGACCTGATATTTGATGGATTCATTTACATATTTCCAATTTAATCAATCTATTATTTTTATTATATTATTTGTCAATAGCTAAGGGGTTTTTTAGCCAATAAATTAATGTAAAACTGCAAGCTAGAGTAATTAATGCAGCCGGTAACCCTCCGAGATTAGAGAGTTGTTTAATGCCGGTGATGCCGACAGTACTGATCATAATCCAAGCGACTAAACCGATGAGGGTACCCCAGAGTATTTTTATGGGTAATGCCGTTCTTTCATCTGACTCTGAAGTAAAGTTTTTTGTGCATAAGTCACCAATGGCATCTGTACTGGAGTCAGCAGCGGTAACATAAGAGATAAATGCAATAAAAATTAAGAAAAATGAAGTAATACTACTCATAGGTAATTGCGCCATAATATAATAAAGTAGTTGTTCAATACCTTCATTATTTAAAACGCTATGTAAAGCATCATTAGAGATAACATCAAAATATATTGCCGTTCCGCCAAAGACAGATACCCAGAGTAATATAAATAAGCTTGGGAAAATGAGATTTATCTGAATAAATTCTTTTACCGTATACCCTCTGGCAATTTTACCAAGAAACATAGCTGTAATGGGCGCCCAGGCAAACCATACGGCCCAGTAAAAAACACTCCATGATTGTGGCCATGGGTCATCAGCAGCCTGACCTGTAAATAAGCTTAAGCGGAAAAAATTTTGTAAATATGCTCCTAAGCCTTCAGTACCAATTGATAATATATATATTGTCGGGCCGAATATGAGGACAAATATAAATAATGCAATTAACATCCAGAAGTTTGCTTTAGATAAGCGTGCAATCCCTTTATTTAAGCCACTGGCGGCTGAAAAAATAAAAGTGACTACAAGTATTAAAACAAAAGCGCCTAATGTGATTGCGTTTCTATCGATATTAATAAACTGGCTAACACCCCCTAATAGTGTTAGTGCACCTGTTCCTAATGATGATGCCATTCCAACAACCAAAGAATATAGGGCAAGTGCGTCAATAATATCAGAACATCTTGGTGTTAATACTTTACCAAATACGGGGTGTAGAGAACTGGAAATAGAAAAAGGTAATTTTAGATTATAAAATGTCAGGGCGAAAATCAGCGCCGGGACACAATAAATAGCATAAGGGGTTGGTCCCCAGTGTAAAAACATGGCTGAAAAGGCAAATAATGCCGCATTATCACTATCAGGTTCAATGCCTAAGCTTTCAGGCGGGTTATGTAAATGATAAATAGGTTCTGCTGTAGTCCAAAATAATACGCCAACTGCCAAGGTTGTACAGAGAACAATCATAAACCAGCGTGGTTTAGTGACTTTTGGGGTACTGTTTTTACCGCCAATACGAATATTGCCTAATCGAGAGAAGTAAGTGAAAATAATAAGCGCTAATAGATAAAAACTGCCGAGACTAAACAGCCAAGAAAATAACTCTAATACAGTGTTGTTTAATGATGTCGTTACATGGGTGAATTGTTTAATATCTATGACGCTAAGTAATAAGGCACCGATTAAAATAAAGAAAGTAGGAAAAAATACAAGTGGTCTTATATTTTTAAACATAGACTACTCCAATTGTTTTTATTATATATAATTTCTTTTTATAACTTCGTTAAATTCTTTTTTAAAGACAACTTCGTTATTATGTTTAGTAACCCAATATGCATTTATGTAAAAATTATTATGATCACAAGTCATGATATAATTCGCATTCAGACCTGTTCGCCATCCATCTCTCCCCATTTCCACATGCAGGGTAATATCATTTTTTGCGCTGTATGGATCTTGTGGATGAATTGATAAAAACTGATGAATATCAAACTGAACTTCACTTTGGGATGAGTTAAAAAATTGGCAACCAAAATCATCATATGTTTCGAGTGTTGTTATGCCAGTTTTATGATCTTTTTTTATGATTCTTTCGCTATTTGATGGCGTTCGTTGTTCTCCTGCAAACTGGATTGCGCGGTTGTAAGTGGGGATACGGTTAGTGGGGGTTTGGGTGGAATTTAGTGGGAGTGTAATTGAGCTAAGGGTAGGGTTTAATTTAAGTGTTGCATCATATTCACATGGCCAGGTTAATGGCCAATAGGCAGTAGATACCGCGATTCTAAGTTTATGGCCTTTAGGGATGATATAAGCGATATGATATAGCAGCACTTCAATCTGATATTCATAGTTTGGTTCTAAAACTTCAGGGAATTCGTGGCTATTGCGATGGGCTAAATTGAGTAGTCCGTGAGTGATCCGTGTCACCCCCCCACAAGGATGCACATCACAAATACGGATGATTAAATGGCCATTCGGGGCAGAGCTTGATAAAGCAAAATTAGCTTTTATTTGCCCTGCAATTGGTAATTCATCTTTTAACTTATCCGTTTCGAATACGACTGAACCTGCATCATCATGGCGTTGATCTGCAGACTGTTCCATTTCGAGTCGAATACCAACACACAGCCGACCGCTATCTAGACCGACATCTTGTGGTGAGTGGATTAAAATAGGGGCACTTTCTTTGGGCGTGGTTTGTAGCGATTTATCACTCAAATAATAGGTGAGATATTGTGTATTAGGTGATGGCCAAGTGGGTTCACTAACCCATTTCCCTGGTCGGATATTGTAATCTCGGCATGGCAGGACACTTTCCTGTAAGTAATATTGCAATTCTGGCTCACTATCGATGCCATTATCTATTTTTTTCAACCAACGATCCCACCATCGCACTGATTCTGCAACATAGTCCATTTGTGGATTTGGATAAGCAATATTGGGATATTTATGTGCCCAAGGGCCAATAAGTCCTTTTTTCGGGACAGTTAAATGACTGAGTAGTGTAAAAACGGTATTGCGATAGTTATCAGCCCAGCCGCCGATAGCGTACACGGGAATTTTGATTTTAGAATAGTCTTCGCATACTGAGCCATGCTTCCAATAATCATTACGGGTTTGGTTCGTTATCCATGGTGTGGCTAAAAAAGGCATGTGGTTGAGTCGGTTAAGCCAGATCGATTTCCATGTATCGCCAACCAGTTTAGGATCGGGACTGCGCGCTTGGGCATACGCCCAGAAAAAAGCGGCCCAATCCATATTGTCATTTAATAAACAACCACCTAAAAAGTGAATGTCATCACGAAAGCGATCATCGGTTGAGCATTGGGTAATAATGGCCTTAAGTGCGGGGGGATTCAGTGCTGCTATTTGTAGTGCGTTAAAGCCCCCCCAAGAAATACCAACCATACCGACGTTACCATCGCACCAGGGTTGCTTGGCAAGCCAATGAATTACGTCGTAGCCATCTTGTAACTCTTGGGCAGAATACTCATCTTCAAACAACCCCTCTGATTCACCACAGCCCCGTAAATCAACACGAATACACGCATAACCATGGGCAGCGGTTTCCGGCATCGTAATTTCATCACGGATGACGGTGCCGTCATTTTTGCGGTATGGTAAAAACTCTAAAATTGCAGGAACGGGATTCGTGTCGGCATCGCGGGGCATCCAGGCGCGAAATGCCAAACGGGTACCATCAGGGAGAGAAAGCCAAGCGTGGTGAATTTCTTTAACCGAATCCATTCGACAACCTTAACTATTATTTAAATTTTCAATTACAAACCTAACATCTAATGTGATATGAAAGTTTGACCTTGGTCATTAAAATAACCTATTTCATGACGTTGATGCCTTTGAAGGAATGGTTGATAGTCTTGCGCCGATGAGATTGTTTTGACCATTGGCGGCTCATATAGATAACACTTCGAAGACAATAAAAAAGCGAAGCCTAAGCTTCGCTTTTTTGGGTCTCCAAAGATGGTTACTCGTCGTTACCCGCACCGGCACGGTTAATCACGAACTGGGTCAGCAGGGGCACAGGACGGCCGGTTGATCCTTTATTTGCACCACTGTTCCACGCGGTACCCGCCACGTCCAAGTGAGCCCAGTTGTACTTCTTGGCAAAACGGGACAGGAAACAAGCTGCGGTAATGGCGCCTGCTGGACGACCGCCCAAGTTAGTCATATCGGCAAATGGGCTTTCCAGCATATCTTGGTACTCATCCCACAGTGGCATACGCCATGCGCGGTCACCAGACTGCTCACCGGCGTTAAGCAGTTCATGAGCCAGAGGATTATGGCCAGAGAACAGACCTGAAGCGTGTTTACCCAACGCGATCACACAGGCACCGGTTAAGGTGGCGGTATCGACAACCAGCTCAGGATCAAAGCGCTCGACATAGGTCAGCACATCACACAAAACCAGGCGGCCTTCAGCATCCGTGTTTAACACTTCAACAGTCTGACCAGACATAGTGGTGAGAATATCGCCCGGACGGTATGAATTGCCCGATGGCATATTTTCACAACCGGCGAGCACCCCAACCACATTAATAGGCAGATTCATTTCACAGATGGCACGCATGGTACCCAGAACGCCGGCAGCGCCGCCCATGTCATATTTCATCTCATCCATGGCTTCTCCGGGTTTTAGGGAGATACCGCCGGAATCGAAAGTCAGCCCTTTACCGACCAGTACAATCGGCTTTTCAGTGGTATTGACCGAGCCCTGATAATTCAGCACTGTCATAATGGATTCATTTGCACTGCCACGGCCAACAGCCAGATAGGCATTCATGCCCAGCTCAGCCATTTGTTCTTCACCGACAGTGGTGACTGTCAGTTTGTCAAATTGCTCGCCCATTTGGCGCGCCTGGGAAGCCAAGTAAGCAGGATTGCAGATGTTAGGTGGCATATTGGCCACATCACGACAAAGTTGCACACCCGCAGAAACGGCATTGCCATGCTCGATGGCACGCTCACCAACAGTTAATTCACGGCGAGTTGGGACATTGAAGACCAGTTTGCGCAGTGGGCGGCGGTATTCACCTTTGCGGCTTTTCAGTGCATCAAAGCTGTAGAGGCTGGCATTGGTGGTTTCGACGGCCTGGCGGACTTTCCAATAGGTGTCGCGGCTTTTGACGTGTAATTCGGTTAAGAAGCAGACGGCTTCCATGGAACCGGTTTCATTGAGGGTGTTGATAGTTTTGGCGATGATTTGCTTATATTGACGTTCATCCAGTTCGCGTTCTTTGCCACAACCTACCAGCAGTACGCGTTCGCTGAGAACATTGGGAACATGGTGCAGCAGTAGCATCTGACCGGGTTTCCCCTCTAAATCGCCCCGTCGCAGTAGATTGCTGATATACCCTTCGCTGATCTTATCCAGCTGCTCTGCAATTCCGGATAACCGCCGCGGTTCGTATACACCCACCACGATACAGGCTGAGCGTTGTTTCTCGGGGCTACCGCTCTTTACGCTAAACTCCATGAGCACTCCTAGATTCTTAAAGACAAATTTTTTTATTTATTGGATAATACCGCTTTGTGTCCAAATCTGGCACAGGGCAAGAGATATGCTGAGTTGTTTGCCTGAAAAACAGGCAGTGTGTGCAACGCGGCGGTATCCCATGGCAATGCGGGTTATCCATACCACTGTTCCCGACGGCAAGGGAGTCTTTGTCGGGCGGTGCCGACCCTGGTACTCCCAATGACTGCACTCCGAGATGCCATATGAATTGACAGACTTTATTTGCCCGTCAGCATGGGAGTTGGTCAGAAAACTATCAAAAGTAAACAGTTTACATGAAAGTCTGTCTGATACCAGCAAAAAGATAAGTTTAGATACCGGATTCAGCCTGTGATTGTATTTAGATATCTGATTCGAGAAGTTTTAAAGGCGCAAATCGCGGTACTTTTGGTACTGTTAACCATTTTTCTTAGCCAGCATTTTGTGCGAGTGTTGGCTGATGCCTCCGACGGTGACTTTCCCGGGTCACTGGTGTTGACCCTGTTGGGTCTAAATTTACCCAGTCTGACTGTACTGGTATTACCCCTCAGTCTTTTCCTTGGCATTCTGGTGGCCCATGGCCGCATGTACGCTGAAAATGAAATGGTGATTTTCCACGGTGTGGGGATCAGCGAATGGTATGTCACCCGAGTCACTTTGGTGCTGGCGGTGGTCAATATGATCATCACGGCTTGTCTTTCGCTCTATGTTGCGCCTTGGGCTGAAGAAACGCAAAACCAGGTACTGGAGCAGGCACAATCTGAAGCCGGTTTGGCCGCGTTGGTGCAGGGGCGTTTTCAGACCAGTCCTAATGGCCGCGCCGTATTGTTTGTGGAAAAAATCGGCAAAGATAACAGTTTGAGCAATGTGTTTGTTGCCCAAATGCCGGATCCCCATGATGAATCTGATGCGACTAATTTGGTGGTTGCCCGGAGCGGCAAAGTGGTGGAAGAAAGCTCAGGTAGTCAGCATCTGGTACTGAATGATGGTACTCGTTATCAGGTCACACCGATGAAACGTGATTATCAGGAGATCAATTTCGGCGGCTATGGCATGCAGATTAAAGAGCAGGAAGTGGATCAGCGCCGGCGGAAAATGTCAGCCCTGCCCATTGGCAAACTGATGCAGCTTGATACCCCGGAGGCTACGGCTGAATTTAACTGGCGTTTAGCGATTCCTTTGGCCATTCCATTAATGACCTTAATTGCAGTGCCATTGGCGCGGGTGAATGTTCGTCAAGGTAAGTTTGCCAAACTGCTACCGGCTATCTTGTTGTATCTAGGCTATTTCGGCTTGATGGTGGCGGGGCGCAAGGCGCTGGAGGATCAGGTGATACCCAGTTACTTCGGCATGTGGTGGATCCATATTATCGCCCTGATAATAGGTTTAATGCTGCTGGGTAAAGAGCGACCTATGGGGCTGAAGATATTTAGCTTCTTCAAACGTAAGAGGGCTGCACAGTGAAGATCCTTGACTGGTATATTGCTCGGGTGCTGTTGAGTACCTCTGCGCTGTGTCTGCTGGTGCTTACCGGGCTTTCTGGCATTATCAAGTGGGTGGATCAGCTGCGTCATGTGGGACGTGGTGCATACACCATGATGGATGCTGGCATTTATGTGCTATTTTTGATCCCCCGTGATGTGGAGATGTTTTTCCCCATGGCGGTATTGCTTGGGGCCTTGATCGGTATGGGGATGCTGGCATCCAATTCTGAATTGGTGGTGATGCAGGCCTCCGGTCTGTCCCGGCTGCAGATCACCATGTCAGCGATGAAAACTGCTGTACCTCTGATGCTGATGGTTATGGCATTAGGCGAGTGGGGTGCTCCAGTTGCTGAGCAAAAAGCCAATGATATGAAAGCAACCCTGATCTCTGGTGGTAGCATGATCCAGTCACACCGGGGCATTTGGGCTAAAGACGGTGATTTATTTGTCAATATTGGCGAAGTGGTGGACACCAATGTGCTGGCCAATGTTACCCAGTATAAGTTTGATGGTACCCGAGATTTAACCAATGTGATCCATGCGGATAAAGCGGTGTTTCAGCGGGGCTATTGGTTGATGACGGATGTGACCCGAACGGATTTGACCGCTGAGCGGGTGACACGCCATCATCTCAAACAGCTCGATTGGTACTCGACGTTGACGCCGGACAAGCTCAGTATTGTGTCGGTAAAACCCGAGGCATTGTCTATCGAAGGCTTGGTGGATTATCTCGAATACCTGAAAATTAATCATCAGGATCCCAGTCGTTATGAGTTGGCGCTGTGGCGTAAAATTATGCAGCCGGTCACCGTGGCCGTGATGATGTTAGTGGCCTTATCATTTGTATTTGGTCCGCTGCGCAGTGTGACCATGGGGGCGCGGGTGTTGTTAGGCGTTGTTGCTGGCTTTAGTTTCTATATTTCTAACCAAATCTTTGGCCCCATGAGTATGGTGTTTTCCTTGCCGCCAGCGGTAGGGGCTATCGCTCCGAGTTTACTGTTTACCGGTGTCGCACTGTATTTCATTCGTCGTTGACCAGACCACATTGGCCATACCAGCCATTTTGAGCTGAATAAAGCGCCCACTCGGGCGCTTTATTGCTGGTGAATTTGGGTTATCCATCACTTACTGACTCGATGAAAACTTGTTCCTACTTTTACGTCCTCAACCAGAAGTGCACTTAATCAGAACATAATTCAATGTGAGTTAGCTGATGCTGCAGTCACTTCCTTTAAGGTCACTTTTCTTAAGGTCACTTCCTTTAAAGTTACAGTCCCTTGGAAATATTATGTTAAAACGAATACTGTCATTATTACCTTTGGCCATATTGGCCGGGTTATTATATTTTCCAGCATCGCTGTGTCTGGCGCAGCAAGATGACCCTTGTCGTGGTGAGGCACTAAAGCAGGCGAGAGCCACAGCCAAGACAGCTTATGATCATCATGATATTGCCGGGGCTATTACGCGACTCAATGGCGCATTAAAAAAATGCACTTTGCAGGGTATGCATCAGCAGTCAGACGCCGGTTTACAACAAGGATTGTGGTTAATTAGCGATTTGATGTTTTACCAGCATAAAGCCGGAGATCAACTTGGCTGTTTAACCTTGGGGGATGAGGTATTTAATACTTGGTTGATCAGTGAACCCGATCGCTATGGCGCCAAAGTAACCCGGGCGTTAGAGGCGAATATTCGTCAGTGCCAAGACAAGTTAGCGCAGGAGTATCCAGCTCCAACCCAGTGTCCGGTTAAAGGCTATGAGGCGATGTGGGCGATTCCCGAGCGGTGGAAAAAACAAGATGACTTGCTGTATGAAGTAGCTTGTATCGGTTTTGTCGCTAATACCCCTCAACTGTTTAGTGATATGCGTGATGGGCCTAAATTTCAAAGCGAAGGAATGAAGGGTATTGCTCGTTTTAATCTGCTCTATAGTGAGCAACTCCAAGGTGAAATGACTGAGGCGGTACAAACAAAGTTTGCTGCAGGGGAAAAGGTGTTGCGCCCCGACTATCGGATTGACCCTTTATATGTTCAGCAACAGGGTCAGCTATGGGGCGGTGAGTGGTGTTATCGGCCGCAACAGGTTGGCTTTGGGGCGAAGGCGGGAGATATATTTATCAATCTTGATGCCTTTGGTTGCCCAAGTGGTAGCGCATCACTGACTTATCGTTTGCTGTTGTCACTGCATTATCCGTTTAACCTCACGCTTCAGCGGGGAGATATCTTTGCGCGGCATTAAAGCTAGCTGGGTTAGTTAGGTTAAAAAAACCGCGTCAGTCAGGATGTCGACGCGGTCTTCAGTGAGCTCAAGCTAGTTTAAGTAGTGTCAGTTAGCTTAAATCGAGTGAGATTTGGCCGCTTGGGTTTAATCTGCTCGGTCTTTTTCTTTCTGCCAAAAACGGCCCAAGAAGTTAGAGAAGATGGGGCGATGTACCATTTCAATTACACCGCCATTACGGAGCCGTTCTAGTGCGGCTTTAGCCTCAGTATTGCCATTATCAATGGCTTTTTGGTACCAGTACTCGGCTAGTTTCTCATCCACCTCGGTACCGCATCCTTGCTGATATATTTGTGCTAGTTCAAATTGGGCATCTGCCCAGTCTTGGTCAGCGGCTGCCTGATATAACGTCAAGGCCCGTTGCAGATCCTGCGCGACGCCTAAGCCGTTTTTAAAGATACCGGCTAATTTATACTGAGCTGCGATATAGCCTTGCGTGGCCGATTCTTCGAACCAATGTCTGGCGATGACATAATCTTCTGCAACAAAATCACCATTGCAGTACATGATGGCTAAGTTATATTGCGCAATCATATCACCCTGCTCAGCAGCCAGCTGGTATAGCTCAAATGCTTTACCTTTGTGTACCATCACGCCCCAGCCATGATCACACATATAACCGGCATTAAGCTGACTGATGGCATGACCTTGCTCTGCAGCCTTTGAAAACCAATTGAAGGCTGCGGTTAAGTTTTTTTTGACACCATTGCCATCTCGGTAAGCGATACCCAACTCAGCTTGAGCCTCTGGATGTCCATTTTCGGCTGCTGTTAGATACCATTGATTTGCCATATATTCTTGCCGGCATGCCCTACCATATCGATACTGTATATCCGCCAGTTTTTGGGTGTATTCTGCTTTTTTATTGGGTTGGCGAAGATAACAGAGATAAGCCTGATATTGATTGTGTTCCTGTTGGAAATAATCACCTATGGCTGCCAGCGGCTGATTGCTGTCTGGGATCATGTCATATTGCTGTAGAGCGTTTATCCACTCCTGTGGCATATTAGGATAGCGACGTAGCAGTTGTATCCACTGACTCTGATCCAGTGCTTCAATCCGCTCCTGAGTCGGCATTAACAGGATGCGCTTTTCTAGTACATCAATAATCTCCGGGTTTGTATTCAGGTACTCTAAAATATATTTTAACTGGGCACTGGCCAGAGTACACCAACGCTGCCAATCGGGATGCCTTAGCTTTTCATCAATATTTTGTTGCTCTAGAATGCTGAGAATGTGGCGGATTTGCGATACTGTGCCCAGTTGTTCGATAAGATTATGGCTGAACATTAATTCAGGCAGACTGGCAGGAGAAAGCAATTTTGCATCTATTTGGTTCAGGGTTATTAGCGGATTACCCAGTAGCTCCAGATAAAGTAGCTGTAATTGAGTATCATCTGCTGCAGGTTTCAGTTGTCGCTGCAGACGCCAGTATGCCGCACGTTTTCGTTGCCAGTGCTGAACCACTAATGCCATTGCCAGTGCCAGAAGTGGATCTTGTTTA
This region of Shewanella sp. NFH-SH190041 genomic DNA includes:
- a CDS encoding J domain-containing protein, which encodes MTIWHTLQLAPTKDTQAIKTAYRQQLKTTHPEEDPQAFQALRLAYETALKLAAQPDEEATTTATNGPVTDRAEENTDKDPLIIELETLLDNPVTRFDIAQWQRWVEQYPLVSLNRQQIIFRQVLDTMLPCSDWMIGEVYELLWQTFEWDGFRQQPDTENLGDYLYQLTQQDCLMEPAVLSTMTDSEQKSIQQHLVPLARALSFRDTNALRQLLRAPLPEVDCETYRISMLRLYSAIGQCPDAVLRQILDASFAAQEEYIPQIWRMLAQLCQQKGWYYDVNLCLDKLQAQFEYASVAQLVIQANLKQDPLLALAMALVVQHWQRKRAAYWRLQRQLKPAADDTQLQLLYLELLGNPLITLNQIDAKLLSPASLPELMFSHNLIEQLGTVSQIRHILSILEQQNIDEKLRHPDWQRWCTLASAQLKYILEYLNTNPEIIDVLEKRILLMPTQERIEALDQSQWIQLLRRYPNMPQEWINALQQYDMIPDSNQPLAAIGDYFQQEHNQYQAYLCYLRQPNKKAEYTQKLADIQYRYGRACRQEYMANQWYLTAAENGHPEAQAELGIAYRDGNGVKKNLTAAFNWFSKAAEQGHAISQLNAGYMCDHGWGVMVHKGKAFELYQLAAEQGDMIAQYNLAIMYCNGDFVAEDYVIARHWFEESATQGYIAAQYKLAGIFKNGLGVAQDLQRALTLYQAAADQDWADAQFELAQIYQQGCGTEVDEKLAEYWYQKAIDNGNTEAKAALERLRNGGVIEMVHRPIFSNFLGRFWQKEKDRAD